The DNA segment GAAgtatggttctatgcggctctgtatcgactaccgccaattgaatcaggctacagttaagaacaggtatcctttaccccgaatagatgacctttttgatcaactgcagggttcttctatctactctaagattgatctgaggtcaggttatcaccagttgagagtgcgagaggaagacgttcctaagaccgcattcagaacgaggtatggtcattttgagtttatagtcatgccgtttggtttgactaacgctccagcggtttttatgggtttgatgaaccgtatctttcaacgttttttagatgagttcgtcattatctttatcgatgatattcttatctactcgaagaaccgtactgaccatgcagagcacttgaggaccgtactccaGATTTTACGagctgagcagttgtttgccaagctgtctaagtgtgaattctggttaaataaagttgtctttctcggtcatattatttctgaagatgggatttctgtcgattccagcaagattgaagcggttatgaattggcctagacctacttcagtgtcggagatccgaagcttcatgggttaagctggttattaccgtcgtttcatcgagggtttctcgtctattgccaagcctattacccagctgactcagaagaatgcgccttttgtctggactgtagattttgaggctagctttgttgatctgaagaggagactgaccagtgctccaattctttctatttcgaagggtactggaggtttcacagtctattgtgatgcttctaaccgaggtttgggttgtgttcttatgcagcataagcatgtggtagcgtatgcatcgagacagctgaaaccgcacgagactcgttattcggttcatgattttgaactagctgcgatcgtcttttctctgaagatctggcgtcactatctttatggtgagtctttcgagatcttttctgaccataagagccttaagtacttgttttcataggcagagctgaatatgagacagagaagatggttagacctGTTTAAGGATTTcaactgtgaaatcaagtattatccggggaagtcgaatgcagttgcagatgcgttgagccgaaagctttgttctttatctctttctactattggtgtttctcagttgatcgatgattgttgcacttctggtttagagtttgaaacatatagggagactatcagagtgtttgctattcaagccgaactggagttgtttgttgcaatcagagaagcacagaagtctgagccgagcattcaggtttcagtagagaaagtcagatctgggcatcagtctgaattccaggttagagatgatgtactgtatgtgaataaccgtattgttgtgcctgatatttcggagttgaggcagcgtattcttcgagaggctcattgcagttggtttagtattcatcctggaggtcgtaagatgtacaacgatctgaagattcagttttggtggaagagaatgaagagcgacgtagcgaggtttgtatcttggtgtttgaattgtcagcatgTGAAAGCAGAatggaagcgaccaggaggtctgttgcatagTCTATTTGTTCCTGAAAGGAAgtaggatcacatttccatggatttcgtcacgaagctaccacgatccgttcgaggatgcgatgccatttgggtagtgatcgaccgattgacgaagtctacgtgttttattccgtacaggatgacatatcatcatgatcagatggctgagttgtatgttagcaatgttgtgagactgcatggtgtgccgaagtcgatcgtttcagacagagatcctagattcacttctcacttttggcacagtcttcagggggcacttggtactcgattgcatctgagtacagcttatcatcctcagaccaatggacagtcagagcggactatccagacgttagaggatatgctgcgagcgatagtgctagactttggcactagttggcaggattctttgcctcttgtcgagttttcttacaacaacagcttccaagcgagtatcggtatggcgccttttgaggctttgtatggtagaaaatgCCGATCTTCGtttttttgggatgaattgtccgagtcaccagatttgggaccggagatgcttagagatatggcagagcaggttaagatcattcagaccagaatgaagtcagctcaagataaaCAGGCGAAGTATGTGAATGTcaagcgtagacctctgagttttgatcagggaaaccgagtctttctgaagatttcacctttcagaggcactgtcagattcggtaagagagggaagttatctccgagattcatcgggccgtacgagattctcgagaagataggcgatcttgcctacagacttgcacttcctccgtctttatctggtattcacgacgtttttcacgtctctatgctgcgaaaatatcaaccagatatttctcatatccttcagcctgacgaagccgagttagacgagaccctgagctattttgaacgaccgattcagatccttgatcggaaagaaaagcaactcagaaccaagttaattccgttggtgaaagtgcagtggagctatcacggcgtcgaggaagcgacttgggagacagaatctgacatgagacagcgatttccggagctattcggatgacgtgagttcttcttactgtctttagttctttattttatcttatgagttgtggttctcgttgatttcgaggacaaaatctcttcttagtgggggagaattgtaacgccctgtttttatcttaaatgagtttatttgagttaatcagagattacagagttctcgagccggtttgattttaatcagggtccttttttcaaattttggaaatttcagggtctaaaacgcaaatattgatttttatatattatctacacttagattttgttgacaaagtcttcttcttcctcctccaaaccgtgagctccattgaagatgcttccaaccttttccaagcttccagatttcagtccgagctcgatccggccgttggaatttatttctgaaggcagattatcgatcactgcagtgagagctctgttatatcgtaattttttctacgatcggatacattctagtttttggatgttgttagaatcgttctagattcgagtatgttgttctagacagagttctgatcgtttattatctgtcggttttgaattagagcgacgtttggTTTGTGAAGATTTTTGGAaggcattttcgaaaatgtggattttgagattgatgggtttgctttgttattgttgttttgggcattgaaatGAGagtatatcagtattgaactgctgtctgcatttccggttttttcagtttatagccgttatgccgtcggtttgagttttgggttttcgaatcgtttttggtattgagtggagccttggcttgtgaatgatcgtggttgttgatcaactcttgtattcgtacagattcgttggagtgtgtcgagccctgtgttagcagcattgttcgtcgagagttggacgaagaacggtaaagagatttccttgaaccgttgtttgttgtttaggttgtctagttgttgatacaatcttttgttgtagcttgtccggagttggatctacggcattgaaaggtaaaagaaatctttgtagcgggatagcatactcgggacagttggttctcgagtttcccttgaaatcacatattgcattgatactggttctagtttatggaacctgtattttgttgattatttgaatgaattatatggctaagttccttttgtttccatatgcattcatattgagccagcactattgtttcgatgggcagaacagccttttgttagacgtttgggagctatattcgagtggcctaggacgtagtcgttgcgcctagtgctagcatactcattatagttgctcaaagtctagaggagtgggatacgtggcaccacctcgattgggagagtcggtgagtcgtcacgtgatctcatcctcgggatcccaaaagcacagcagcaatcctttgttatcagatttgatatcccggtttaaagacatgcatttcattacgttgttattgattttattgttgtcttggaagcatgtttattgttgtattacttgatatgttgcttttactgggattatcattctcaccggttatccggatgtttctttgttttgtatgtgtacttggcaacaggaagggcaggatcaagtcagcatagacctgtttagcgtccagagcaagagatagaagtgagactcgtttagaagtcgaatcagcatgtcaacctagttatgttttgcgatcatgtttagtcattcgaacttctcgtatatgttttgtaagcaagaaacgatgtaggtgctatcgaattgaatgttgctctcccctaaacctttcttgtattgttattggaatatcaaatactcttaatgctagtgtttaggttttgattgagtttatttcagtgccttaacttctctgggcgaggggacggcgcgggcgcgcggcctctttgcgaggtgtgggcgcgggcgctcttacttagagcgcgggcgcgctagtttttgcgaggtatgagcgcgggcgcgctaatgtcagcgcgggcgcgcgagcctccttttaaaaaaaaataaataaatactttggGTTCTTGTTTACTTATAGCTTGTCGTCTGATATTatttgattagaaacgaggtctcacagtaATCACCTCTAGTATATTGTTCTTTCCAAGATGCAGGACAATTCCTCAACTCCCAGTGCATGCAATCAAGACTGCCCAACATTCCAGAGAAGCCGTGCTTATCTTCATGCATTTGAAGTAATCGTTGAGTGTCTGCATCATTGGGTCTTCTCAAATATTGCGCCCCAAACACATCAATCACTTATAGACAAAAGTTGACTAAGCAATCTAATGCAGTCCTCTCACTCATCCGTACGTACTCATTGAGAGAATCGGTCGAAGCTGCATATGCCAACTGACGAACAACCGCTTATTTGTAAGAACATCGACTATGCTAACGAATAACTCTATGCGCATGCAAAACCGCGTTCGGATTACTTCAACGTGGAATGTAGGATTTTCAAAGAAATAATCTCTGACAAGGCTAGAACTTCCGTCTTCACGATCCCGATTCACATATCTCCTTGAGTTTTCAGACCGTGGATTCTTTTGGGTGGTTTGGAGCCTACACTCTTCCTTTTCAAGCAACATAATCATCATTCTATCTACATCATCTTCTGCATCTTTCCAcatctcatttcatcaaaacTCATGAGTGAGACGTTCTGTAGCACGACGTGGATCTTCAGACATTTTTTTATAAGTGTtgaaatgatgaaaatattgaATGAAAGAAATTAAAGTTTCATTGGTGTATTTATATAGTAAAAGTTTCAATTTAACAATACGTTGCAAATAATTCAATGCAATAATATTCGTAGACGCAATTCAATGCAATATTATTTGTTGCACGTACCTCAATGCAATATTATCTGTTGCACgtaattcaaaaaaatattatctgTTGCACGCAATTCAACAATATTATATTCGTTTCACAAATGCAATATAAATTTATCCGTTGCActgtattgattttttttaatctaaacaAATTTGTatggttattttatttttatttgtaattaatttataaaattttgaattaaatcagTACAATTAtgtaacaaaaataaaacacaacCTGATATATTACGAGCTGATAATAAAGAATAACATAATTAATCGCATTCGTACATAATCGACAAAAACcgaatttgaaatttaaacacataaacGTACACAACACAAGAGACtcaaacataaataacatatgAAATTAAACACACACAACTGATACATCTACTGCCACCCACGTCTCTTTGCAATTGCTTGAACTACTTTCATATGCCAATGAAGTTGGGTCTCCGTCACACCACTTGTATCCTTCGTAACTATTTCATAATTTCTTTGTTCCAATTCTAGTGCTTTATGTTGCAGCTCGCCGTATTTCTGCTTAATCTCGGCTTTCTTGTTCTTTATCTCAGCTTCCTTATTTCTTAGTTCGACTTCCTTTATCGTCAATTTTTCTCTTTGATATTCTTGCATTTGTTCCTACTTAAGTGAGAAGTCTGTGTCATCCATGACCTTATCCTTTTGCTTTCTTTTGACCTTTTGTTGCCCTATTGGACGTGCTTGAACTTCAAATGCGTCATCAGTATCGGGATTGGTCGAAGATGAATGTGCCCTCTGTCTCGGATATTCTCGACTTCTTGTTGGAGTGATGCCCAAGTGACTTGGGAGCCCATTTCTTGCATTCCATCACAATCTTTCACACATGTTCATATTTGAATGCCTTATTTTTGTTTGACATTTTCCACATATCATGTGCAGCAGCTAAAACATCAGCGTCACTTTGACCACTAGCCCGATTGTTGAGCAAATTGTTCTACCATCCGAAAAACTTATCAACATCCGGCATAACACGATAATAATGCGATTTCATCGAACTCCATTCTCTCATTGGTGTTTCCAGTGGTCGATTATCATTATAGTATGTGGCGGTACTTTGCCAgaaatgctttttttttttttttgtgttgccAACTTTTGGATCATTGGTAGTAGTACCTCAAGGTGTCGCAAGACATTTCTCTTCCTCAATTGACCACATCACCTTACTTTTATTACGATGAACATTTTCTTGTTTTGCCTCCGAATCATCATCATCGAGGTTAATATTTTCTATCCTAGGCTACGTCGAATGCAGTGGAATTTGAGAACCGAACCTTGAAATTGGTGTTGTTGGCTTTCTGTCggatccatatcctccaaaaCCGTAGTTTTGAGATTCACTCATACATGATTGTGGATGAAGGAATGCGTGAGAATGATGTGACATCATATGAGGGCCACACCTTGGATTATAATATTCGGCTGATAAAATTGAGGGTTAGGAACAACATTCGAACCAGTGagaatatttgtgaaaaattagGACCAAAATTCTAACCAATGGAAATATTTTGTGGAAAATTAGGACCAAAATTCGAAccattgaaaatattttgtggatAATAAGATGAATAAGGAAATTCAGACGAACGAGGGTTGAGACGAGAACATGATTGCGAATTTTGAAAGTTTGAATTTCCTTCTGAATTTGGAGAATCCAAATCATTGTTGAATGATCCAGAGAATTGATTTGCCATTTGATTTTTGGAGTAAAATGTACTGAAATTTTGCAACgcgaaaataaaatgaaaacatGAAATCAGATTCATGCCTTTtatagaaaattttatttttattttttatattattaataaaattaaaataattttttaaatataaatcttATCTAAAATCTTATCGTTTACAGATTCATGCCTTGAAAATTTGAATCAATTTTTTCtaacattttatttaataaaaatttatatatatatatatatatatatatatatatatatcataataatCATCTGCATCCTAGGATACAGGGTTTTTCGTGTGCGACTAGTGTTTTTTTTACACTAAAATTCGGTACCGAGTTTTAGTTGTCGCTCACGAAAAACcgtgcaccctagggtgcaggtgatcaaaattatatatatatacatatttatataaaCAATTGCATGGGCCGCATACCCCATGTGTTTGTGATTAAAGAGGTGTGCAAccacaaataaaaattaataaaaaatgaatGCTTAAGCTGGCGTCCAATTTTGGGCGCAAGCTTCACCTTCGTAAAGATTCAGCTTCTTTCCCAACTTTTAAGTTGGGAAAGAAGCTACCGTTGCAGCCGCCCTTATAACTGCAAGAGAAAGAAGGTTAACTCTGAAAATATCTATGACCATATCAAAACTCTATTCAAGTTctttaaattttctaaatcAGAAATGCATAGGAACAATCAAAACGACAAATACAAAAACTTGAAGAAGGCTGTCTAGCAACTCCTTTCTATACTCGAAATCTTTCATCTGTGTTAATCAATGGGAGGTGTCTGTGTTGGCCTTTTGAGCAACTTGTTTCTTAATTCTTGAAGAGGGTTGCCTTTTAAGGTGAATCCGGCATATAACAAGATCCTGCAAGAATCCGAAACAAGCACGATTTAGTATGACGAAACAAATTAAGAGCTGCTTGTTGCCTGCTTGGTAACATGAATATAGCACCAATATATCCATAAATGCAACAGTATTAAAATATAGAACCAAAAAATTAATTGAGTTGATCAAATAGTTAGTTCTTACCAGCATGTTCTCATGTTGCATGGAAGGCTGGTCAACTGCGTACTCTTTCATGACCCAATTCGTTTTCTTGCCCTTTCGGGCCTTCCCTTTGTAGAAGATTAAAGATTTTTTGGACCCAATGCAGATATTGTTGTGACATATTTTTTTCTCGGTACCACAGGCCTTCCAATACCCGTCGCGAGCTACTCGACCATGTCGCTGATACATCCGGTTTCTTGGAGCAAAAAAGTACCATGGATCGTGTTCCAAACTTGGATACAACTCTGCATTAAAAACACAGTTATTAATATCTTGATATGAGCCACTGAACATATACACGA comes from the Henckelia pumila isolate YLH828 chromosome 1, ASM3356847v2, whole genome shotgun sequence genome and includes:
- the LOC140881517 gene encoding NAC domain-containing protein 2-like codes for the protein MLEPLNSVPAFKILSFMDPNRRLINQEGFSSTLEESLNQEQHLSEQEDGDEPGDNQHLSLYASVSLSPGYRFDPRDHELINFYLKKKINKDPAPYIRMICSADVYQYSPWELTELYPSLEHDPWYFFAPRNRMYQRHGRVARDGYWKACGTEKKICHNNICIGSKKSLIFYKGKARKGKKTNWVMKEYAVDQPSMQHENMLDLVICRIHLKRQPSSRIKKQVAQKANTDTSH